Genomic DNA from Lactuca sativa cultivar Salinas chromosome 8, Lsat_Salinas_v11, whole genome shotgun sequence:
CTGAAATTTATAGCTTATCTTACATTAAACGTCGCCTTGATGGAATATTTCATCGCTACCATTCGTGAAGACATTGCAGTTTGGAATCAAGGATGAGAATAATGGTGGTTCTTCTCAGGCGGAtgatgaatgatgagagaaatAACAACGTCCTTCTAGATATTGTTTCGAAGGAGGACTTATCGGATAATATATGGGATGTTGGATACATGTTGGATGTTTTGAAACCTTGAATTAGAAGACAGATTGAACATTTAGTAGATTATATGCTAATCTTGGCCAGAAACATAAAAAAAGAAGAGAAAGCTTCTTAAAACAGTTCTTCATTGATGATGATTAAGGGTTACAAATAGATTTATTTTGTTTAACTTGTTTTCATAATTGTTAATGATGTAACTGACTATGCTAATGTTTTGGTCTTTTAATGCATAATTAACAGATATTATACAAGTATGGTTCAAATGACTCaaaccaacaatttttttttaattaaatttccgTATTTATTTTATTCTTGATAAATTtatgaaaaatgttttatttattttatttaaatattcagtacgcatttatattttttatgactATATGAAAAGGTTTGTTTTACGGACTTTTAAATTAGATTGTGCAATTTGCAGTAATGTTGATAAAATATATTGACGTTCCATCTTCCTAACAAATAAAGTAAAAATCCATTTTTCTATATTAACAAATCCAAGTAGTGTGTTTCGCCCTTCTTTTTATTGTTTGAAGATTTGGATTGGTTTTGTAGACATTTTCTGCAATGTTTTTTAAtgtcttgtttgtttgatacttatgATGTATCTGAATGAATTTGTTATTTTTATATTGAATAAATTTCGGATGTTAGACTTTGTGGTTATCTTAATGAAATTTAAAGAACAATATACAAGCTACATGTATATTTAGTACTAAGCATTGAAGGGGTTTGAATGTTCAACATTGATACACAAtcattaatagcaacatacttatcgTTTTGAAAACCAAATAATATAAAACATATTTTAAGCCCACTCTATTCTTATGTTCAATCCGGTTTAGTAAAActaaaagtaaaaatatattcacaatttaaatcCAATACCTATTGTAATTCGGTTTAGTAAAACTAAAAGTACAAAGTAAAAACCATTGATAAATGGTCCCAAATGAAATATGAAATAAGATCTTCAATAGCTTGTGTAATTTGTTATATATCTCTCATATATTTTGTTTCTACTTTCAAGATTTGCAATCAGAATATTCATCATGTGGTTCAAATCTGTTTCTTtttcatttccatattccatatatgaaaaggttttatttTTGCTTCCTTTTCGAGGATATGTCTTCAGTCGATGTAATTGTGAATCTCTTTTTTCTTTGTTTAAATAACGAGCTTTTTTTTAACTTTAAATGCTGCCTGACATCCATTGCATGTCTTAATTTGTCTTGTACTAAACTTTGCAGTTTGAACATCATATTTGTCACGCATTAAATGTAAATGTTTCCTGATTAGTGCACCACATATGTAAGGGcattatattaaaacaataaattaaaaagaTAACATCATTTTAGTTCAAGAATTATTTTACATTATGAAATATTATACCaacaatatataataaaatactttattttaaaatacatAGTATATTCCATATTTACAGCTTAATCAAATTGATGAAGTTCCTTTTTCTTTGCTTGTAAATGGATTATCTTTTGGAAAAACATTAATTTTGTAAATGAATGAAACAGTACTTTGTTAACTTTCAGATAAATATATTTTGAATGTTATTAAAAAAAGTCAAACTgattacatagtttacattgcaTTTGAAGTTGACGTCAATTCATTTTGAAAGTTGAATTACAAATTTGCTTTTCAAGTTGGATGGATAACCTTCATTTTTATTTGGATGAATCTTTTGCAGTATATTTTTCTCAGCAATATGCAATATTTATAAGGATGACCTTAATCACAGGTTCTATATTAGAGTGGTTATAAGCAGTTATGTTAATACGATTACTTAAAACCATATATGTTTAATGTGCCTGTAAATAACGTCTGAAATTTGAGTGTACACGTGATCACTCTATTTTATTTAGAATGGATGAAATTATTCAACATGTGAAAAATGATACCACTCATCATGAAGATAGATTTTAGAAGATATTGTAATctttattttgttttaaattttatttcattatttctatagtgatttttgtttttttattgttaACTATGTCGCAATATATTTCTACTTCGTAGACAAATAAgcaaaaaaggaaaataaaaatatattagtaACATGTAAAGTAAGTGCCATCCTATCAATAGATGATATCATTTAAGAAGTGAGTCATGACATGTTCATGGATTTTCATCTAAGGAATAAAGTTCTAAATGTatgaaataaaattaataatgGTTTCGATGAAAATTTGTACCTAACCTCACCGCTTAAGCAGTTTCCTAGGAAGACCAAGTAGTGTATGGCTAAAGGACATCTTCAAAATTATAGGAAAAAAGAAACACATGTGTTTGTATGTTTACTGGATATTCTCGATCTTATTGATGAAATGATGAAAGAAAGAAAAGCATTTACGAGGACACTCTTGAATGAATGAAGAAGTTTTATCTTTTGTTATTTTAAGTAAATATTGTTTTGTAACATAAGAAGTTGATGATGTTATCAAAGTATATTTTCAGATATTTATTATATGTATGTTTTAGTTACTAATAGAAACAACAAAAAGATGTTAGATGTCTTAGGTTTTACGTGTTGGGAGAGGGATATGGAGGGAAGGATGTGGGGGAGAGCAAGGGGACAAGGAGATGGAGATGGAGATGGAGACGGAGATGGAGAGatgaagagaaagagagagggagaTAGAGAGAGCTTGTTAGAGTTTAATGTCTTCTGGAGTATTTTCCATAGttcatttctatttttatttttgaagggTTGCAACTGTGCATTGATATATAATTAGTATAATGTGATTGTtgctaatattttttttttgttaattgagGATGCTGCTTTATTATCCGTTTTTATCCAAAGAAGATCGGGTGCCATATTTACTCTATAAAATACTTTGTCATACTTCGAGATGTTAAATCTCTCTCAAATGGATTGCTTCAATACCATCAATGTATATTAGAAAAATGTTTTGATTGTATCCATTTGTGACTACTATTAAATTATTTACATACAATAAAATGTGACAGGTGCTTAATAGTACATATAAATTACTGTTTACATACATACCTTGGATAGAGCAATCACATAACTCTTAGATATTATAACaccatatttatatatttttaataaaaacaacataattatattttttaaccGTAAGAACATACTAGTTATTCGAAAATTGAATATAGGTTGTCAAAATGAAATTAATTGCCGCTGATGCAACACgcatgcattatatatatatatatatatatatatatatatatatatatatatatatatatatatatatatatatatatatatatatatatatatatatatatatatatatataaagttttgcATGTTACGGTTAGCTTTTAAGGtagtttgttttttgaaaaaatttaggttGTTATGTttgtaaaataataaaaaaaaatacttactcGTTACAACAAACTTATTATGTTTCTTTTGTTAAATTCTTCTAACCATATCGTTTACTTATTATAGAAAAAAATCAAATGATTAAATTCTATTTTCTGTCATTTTACATATGTAAAGTAGTTTATCCGATGGTTTAACAAGTATTACTTTTTTACCATCTAATAGCTAGTCTTTTTTGGTATAAGAGAAAATGATTTAAATACATTATTAGTTTATGAAAAATAACGAGTATGAATAAAACATTCATCTATTGGTcgtttatatatataattgttttttgCTATTGCTTCCATGCTCAAAACAATTCTAAATTTTAGGACATCTATAATAAGTTGATATCTACTCTAATACATTGATATCTATTTTTATTCAATTtctcaaatgtcattttgtggttattttaaattaattttttttacatgtcattttatgactttttctattttattaaattctacgtaatattttaatataataattaaaataaataaagtaataaatggatatcaatttcattaatgaacttaccttttaattttaaaattctcaAAACTAAGGcttattagtttcttttgtttatttatttaaactagtttataactcatggaaaccacggttataaaattaattaaagtttcataataaaaatttataattattaatcaattgttTTAAACAAATTATTAATTAGGAGATATATCACATTTATAAAGTTATTATAAACtcaaatttaatatataattagaaaaatataaaatttagatTTTGAAATTAGTTGCCTAATATATCTATGTGACACATGTTATAATATTAATTAGAAGTTGTATTAGACTGACACTTGGCAAATgaagattaaaactattcatttattagaatagagattattagtttaaattgataaaaaaatattttcattataataattcattatttttcttattttcttataaattcaaagtattctaatatttagacatttatatttaacttttttttaagttaacccatgtaatacatgggtctcacaactaaTTTATAAAGTTCAATGGATTGTCATATTACGATTTTATATTCCATACAATTCTATAATTTTTTCCTACATTGTATTAAACTTTATAATGTTCAATGGAATATTGTCAAAATTAATTTGtaatgtttattatttttttttccattAAACTCAAAGTCCATTGAATGACAATGTAATATTTATGAAGCATTTTGAGGATTTATTTGAGACAattgattatatatcaaataaataaaaatgtcaaTAGCCATAACCATATCCTCCCTACATTTAAAGGACATAGTGCTTGTTCTTAAAACCAATTAAACATTTTCTACTTTTATCaactacaaaaagaaaaaaagagaaaGAGGACGAGGAGAAACAAGAACAAGAACCCATATTCAGCATCCTCATTTTTTTCTCAAATgctaaataaatatattataacataATTTTGATCTTGGTTTAAATTTCCATAGAATATATATAAAAAGATTAGGGTTTTGATGGGTACATTCGAAAGCTGGAGAAGAGCCTATGGAGCTCTCAAAGATTCCACCACCGTTGGCCTTGCAAAAGTCGGCAGCGATTTCAAGGTTCTTCGATTCTTCCATTTAAACCACCCTTTTTCAATCCAAGTATAATTCTTTTTCTCAATTTCCAACTTTCAATTGAAGGATCTTGATATCGCCATTATCAAAGCTACCAATCATGACGAATGCCCTCCAAAAGACCTCCACGTTAAAAGTAAGCTTTTTATTTCTTTCCTTCTAATTCTCAGCTTTCTTCaggaattttttaaattaaaaattctTTTGTTCTGCATGCATGTTAGGGATTATCGTTTCAACATCTTCTGCTGCACCACGAGCAGACGTCGGATATTGCATTCATACACTTTCCAGGAGATTGATGAAAACGAAGAACTGGATCGTAACGTCTTCTTTTTCTTTAATCTCATGTTGTCCCCATTTCATTTTTCAAAGCAATCCCATTTTCGATTTTCCGCTCATTTCATTTGTAGGTTGCAATGAAGACATTAATGGTGTTCCATAGGATTTTACGGGAGGGTGATCCTAGTTTTAGAGAAGAGTTGCTAATTCATTCTCGTCGGCGACACATTTTCCAAATTCAAGATTTCAGAGATGATTCGAGCCAGCTTGGTAAACAATAAAGATATCAACTTTATCCATTCTATCTATATTTTATTTAATCGTCTTATAATCATTGCGTTTTCTGACACGTTTCAATTCCCGAAAAGCTTGGGATTGTTCTTCATGGCTTCGAACGTATGCCACATTTCTTGAAGAACGATTAGAGTGTTACAGAATCGTGGGATTCGACATTGAAACCGAGCGTTTAACAACAGCTCCAGGAATCAACAAGGTTTGTCGGCGTTTGTTACGTTCACAAAAACCTCTATAAAATGGGCGTAATTAACCTCAAGTAATATTTATGAATTACCACAGGCATATAGTAGAACACGACTCATGAACATTGACGAACTACTAGAACAGCTACCTGCAATGCAACAACTTCTCTATCGTCTCTTCTCTTGCCAGGTGAATGATTGATAAACGTTAAAAAAAAGGATCAAAATTCGAATCATGATACTTTTTTCTAATTATAAAGAAAttacacaatttttttttgtagCCTGAAGGAGCAGCTTATCATAACCAGCTTATACCACATGCATTAGCTCTTGTAATCAAAGAAAGCTTGAAAATCTATTGTGTAATCAATGACGGCATAATCAGACTCGTCGAATTGGTACCATTTTCTTTATTAGTGCTGATCGTTTGATTTAGTTTATATATCCATTTGTTGGTAATTAATTAACAATCTTTAATATCAACCAGTTCTTCGACCTGGGGAAGGACGAAGCTATTGCCGCTATAAACATTTACAAGAGATCTGTAAAACAGGTTGAGCGTCTTTATTTCTTTCCCTAATTCTCCTatatttggttgttgaaaaatatTTCCACGAATCAGACCGAACAACTTGGGGAGTTCTACAATCTGGGTAAACATATGCGTCTTTCAATGAACATCCAGTTTCCAACATTGACTCAGGTTTGGTTTTTGTGAATTGTATATTTGTGAACAATGAACCTGATTCTGATaacatgttttaaaattttcagcCTCCACCTTCGTTTCTTGCTACAATGGAGGAATATGTGAAAGGAATTTCTTCGAATGGTTCTGATTCGGATAAGAAACTGGTGAGACTTTATCGTGATCTTTTCGGTTAACATATATTCAAATAAATTGAGAATGAATTCTATTTGTTTCTTTATTTGATCTAAAACTGAAGGAGCATGATCAAGATGTCGCAAAAGAAACCATGGAACCTGTAACTCAAGAAATCAAAGAAATTGAAAACGCAGAGGTACTGCAAGATCAAGAACCAGAACTGAAGCATATACGGAAGGTAGAGGAGGAAGTTCTACCACTCATAgtcattgatgatgatgatcCTCCAGTGAGTACTCTCTACTCAAGTTCTCAATTTGAAATGACCCATTTTGCAACAGATGCATGCATATGATCATATTGTAAGTTATTCTCGCACTAATGTCTACATTTGTTGTAGGGTTTGGATGAAGCAGATCCAAACAAGTTAGAAATAGAGGATAACGATGCATCGATATTGGCTCTTGCCATTGTTCAACCTAGTATACCATCAGATCTAACATGTTCTAAAACCGAAAACACCTCAAGCTGGGAGCTTGCACTCGTGCCCTCAACAAGTAATTACCCTAATAACACCAGTCCTATATCACATACCAAAATGGTTAGTGATCGATGGTTTCTCTTAATGGATAATTTGCCATTGGTTCAAGACTCATAGTCATATGATTTCACTCACAGGGTGGTGGTTTCGATAGGCTACTATTGTACAGTTTATATGAAGACGACATGGCTAAGAAGCAAATGCAAACAGGTTGTAACCCTGGTTATCAATATGGCATGCAACACGAATCATTTCAATACCACCATCCTCTACCACAACAAGATCAGATGAAGGTCGTGATGCAACAACAACAATATAACATAAACCAGGTGTCATACCAACAACAATATCAAGAACAATATCACCAACAATGTTATCAACAACGACAACATAATAACATCTTTGTTCCATATAATCAGCAACAATCACAACCGTCGAATCGGTCTGCACAACAATCGATGCCGAATCAAAGACCGAACCACTTTGGAGATGGAATCGACTGTCCACATGGGAATCGTGCATTGATATAGACTCAACATGTTTAATGTCCATCGATCCATGCATGTTTTatcatgtaacatccataaaatttcagTAAAATTTAAACTTTCCAAAAAAATCCTTTTTCTAGAGAAGTATTTGCAAAACCGTTGTCTCCAAAGCATCTATTTAAAACCGAAATCATTTACACATAGTTTTTAGAACATTCACATTATCAGAGTTTACCAGAAACTAAGTCCAAAacgcgaggatgtgtacggtcacaccttcgccttgccaaaacttctgaagcacctgaaacaataaactgaaaccataagcataaagcttagtaaagtaccaacacacaaacaacagcacatatataaataacaacacgTATAtcaagccttcagcctgactggaccgcctcgcaggccctacagcctatctggaccgctctcaagTCTTCGacatgactagaccgcctcgcagggcctacaccctatccggaccgcttgtcgggccttcggcatgactagaccgcctcgcagggcctacaccctatccggaccgctcttgagccttcgacatgactggaccgactcgcAGGTCCTATAGCCTATCCGGAACGCttgtcgggccttcggcctgactagaccgcctcgcagggcctacaatcTATCCGAACCGCCTTgggttggccttcaacacaaatcaggaccgcctcaacccgatcacacatacacacatgtcgacatatacataactcataaccacataatcaatcaacaagCAAGCACCAACCATAtagatcaataagcataacatcatcctatctactaggatactgatctaacagatcataacagcatagcaacatcctatctaccaggataccgatctaacagatcataacagcatacAAGCATAcgataaccaggataacaatccagaTGGTcgcccttggtgccttcgacccatatgtatagtgaggaaaactcccCTCACGCTGCCGAAGCATCCAAACGATCCCTGACCGTTGACTGTCAGATCCCGAGCCACCATCTTCAAGACAACACCCCATCAATAGTTGATTCCATAAATAATCTCTGACTGCAGATCCGATATCATACCCGCGCTAACAAACACCAACATGACAATCCATCAACATCTAGCCACTAACCATACTATGAGTCTGATTTAGGGTAAaatacctttttacccttcctcaaGTTTTgcccaaagccaaggcccaaACTAGATAACAAAAGGTCCAGTATCAAAATTAACTCCTTAAGTCCAATTATTGcccgattttccaaattgggcctaatggCCTTCATTCAAGAAGATCCAGCAAACTAAAAGCCCAAACCATAAAATCCCAGACGGTCCATCACAACCCAATGCAAGCCAAACCCAAATCTTAATCCAAAAGCCCAAACGACTTCAAGCCAACACTtgtcccaattttccaaattgggcccaacttctTATTAGGCCTTATCCAAAGGTCTTATCCTCTACTTAGCCCAAGACATACCCATCCAGATAAACCATTAGGGCCCAACAGATGGTCGGATACCCGAAGCCCAACAggaggcgtacgcggggcgtaccccttcggtacattgggcgtacctcGCCTCGCATTAACCCATTACGAGGGGTTTgactccgaacgcggggcgtacaacaACTTACGCAGGGTGTACCCTCGTAGAGACCAAAAGCATGATAAGTGCTTAAtaacttaagcacttaagcctgaATTTCAGATCCAATACCCAAATGTGCTCTAaaaccataaagtctcaaactttaagactttggtcgACTAAAAAGGgcttaatacatggtcttaatccattaagaccttttacAAAGAACTAGGGACCAAACTAGCTCaaaggacctcatttttatgcctTAAGAACCATCCTAGGgtatgaaaggacaacttaacTCGACCAAAACAAAGCATGCACAATATTGGGAGTCTTGGGACAAGAAGAATGCCAAAAAGTAACCAAAACAAGATCTATACAATCCAAGCATAAaggtagaagctttataccttctaaagCTTCCCAAGATGGTGTAaccccagatctacaagcttgattcATTCCTTGACTCCTTTGATGCATTAACTTCTTCTTTTGGAACACAAAAACTACATCATAAGCTCAAGATGCTCACTATGGGGATTAGGGTTTACTcaaaatggctcaagaacttgGAGGCTAGAAAAGATGGGAGGAAATGGtccataagatgcttaaatactccacaaatcttaaaagttagggtttcacccgggAAATCGTAGGCCCAACATACATATatgtatgcccaatgtactaggGCACACCCTAGTATGCTTTGCATACTcacatgtatgcccaacgtactactcAAGTTCCCAAAATCACAATTTTGCCACTAGGACCTCCCTTTGCCACTTCTTTCCAAACCAAGGGccaaaaatgacataattaaACTCCAAGGGATGAATTTGAAGTTACTTGAAagatggggtgttacaactctcccccacttaaattcgatttcgtcctcgaaatcattctttACTAACCCCAGAAACCCAACATCCTGAGGGCCACATTCACAACCATGACGTATGACGATCTTCTAAGAAGACTAAATCCATAGAAAATTCCAACCTGAACAAAATAAATCCATAATCCCATACAACCAATCAACCCTACTTCACCTGAAAATCTTCAATCCAGAATCTTGAATTTGGTCTGACTCCCCGACAGACCACTCCTACTAACCATCGCTAATTCCCTTCCCTTTATTTCCTAAACGGAGTACTTAACCCTGGAAACCTGAGGTTCCTACCAGAAAACAGAACCATAGATCATACTCTGTTGCCGACAACTCTTTACTTGACAAAAGAGATTCGATAATCCTTCTAAAGAAAGCTAATTCTTATGGCAAAATTTCCTAGTATATGATGAACAATGGGAGACAACTAGGAGATGAACCTTCTTGTTCC
This window encodes:
- the LOC111897077 gene encoding putative clathrin assembly protein At5g57200, with protein sequence MKTLMVFHRILREGDPSFREELLIHSRRRHIFQIQDFRDDSSQLAWDCSSWLRTYATFLEERLECYRIVGFDIETERLTTAPGINKAYSRTRLMNIDELLEQLPAMQQLLYRLFSCQPEGAAYHNQLIPHALALVIKESLKIYCVINDGIIRLVELFFDLGKDEAIAAINIYKRSVKQTEQLGEFYNLGKHMRLSMNIQFPTLTQPPPSFLATMEEYVKGISSNGSDSDKKLEHDQDVAKETMEPVTQEIKEIENAEVLQDQEPELKHIRKVEEEVLPLIVIDDDDPPGLDEADPNKLEIEDNDASILALAIVQPSIPSDLTCSKTENTSSWELALVPSTSNYPNNTSPISHTKMGGGFDRLLLYSLYEDDMAKKQMQTGCNPGYQYGMQHESFQYHHPLPQQDQMKVVMQQQQYNINQVSYQQQYQEQYHQQCYQQRQHNNIFVPYNQQQSQPSNRSAQQSMPNQRPNHFGDGIDCPHGNRALI